From one Lotus japonicus ecotype B-129 chromosome 3, LjGifu_v1.2 genomic stretch:
- the LOC130749436 gene encoding uncharacterized protein LOC130749436 isoform X1 — protein sequence METRSNDCENGNACSSSAVKLSDCIEELVKFTLFSRSHLNLLNLSTQFCSTLLKDDPEPSPSSHSHPQDGLQGVPSYPLYKRLALALLRCIDTGTFWSPGYNVAMAHELESCSLQQKYNEWHKLIVEKGSEIVNILKSVRLELHVQEPFLTHLKDGLKTIEGRCARGKHNRIEVGNLILFNESLVFEVQGVRRYASFFDMLEAESLEKVLPGVESVEEGVKVYRRFFTEEKERENGVLAIIFSKPALQPYISLASLFSGLKYEGVQGLLGIIHTRGTVPNALPPPRSSLLASFNLPCNPNEISLSTGARALAKHAFRSSSGYWGSLDGNDSNKNRLAMNVINHLITHCCWLNIHIVPPHGGVFEIRVAEGYGARWTEDGSKFIGFLEPYMQDGHSKGWKH from the exons ATGGAAACCAGAAGCAACGATTGTGAGAATGGCAATGCGTGTTCTTCTTCTGCAGTGAAACTCAGTGATTGTATTGAAGAGCTTGTCAAGTTCACTCTCTTCTCTCGCTCTCACCTCAACCTTCTCAATCTCTCAACTCAATTTTGTTCTACCCTTCTCAAAGATGACCCTGAACCCTCACCCTCTTCACATTCACACCCTCAAG ATGGTTTGCAAGGAGTGCCGTCGTATCCGTTGTACAAGCGTCTTGCTTTAGCTTTGTTGAGGTGTATTGATACTGGAACATTTTGGAGTCCAGGCTATAATGTAGCCATGGCTCATGAATTGGAGAGTTGTTCTCTGCAGCAGAAGTATAATGAGTGGCACAAATTGATTGTAGAGAAGGGGTCTGAAATAGTTAAT ATTTTGAAGAGTGTTCGGTTGGAACTCCATGTTCAAGAGCCTTTTCTTACACATTTGAAAG ATGGCCTGAAAACAATTGAAGGGAGGTGTGCCCGTGGTAAACACAACAG GATTGAAGTAGGAAATCTGATTCTCTTCAATGAGTCTCTGGTGTTTGAAGTTCAG GGAGTAAGGAGGTATGCTTCATTCTTTGACATGTTGGAGGCAGAAAGCCTTGAAAAAGTTCTTCCAGGAGTTGAAAGTGTTGAAGAAG GTGTAAAGGTCTATCGGAGGTTTTTTACAGAAGAGAAGGAACGTGAAAATGGTGTTCTTGCAATCATTTTTTCAAAACCTGCCCTTCAACCTTACATATCTCTGGCTAGCTTATTTTCT GGACTAAAGTATGAGGGTGTTCAAGGCCTTCTAGGTATAATTCATACTAGGGGGACAGTTCCTAATGCACTTCCACCACCAAGATCATCTCTATTAGCATCGTTTAATTTGCCATGCAATCCAAAT GAAATTTCCTTGAGTACTGGAGCTCGTGCGTTAGCCAAACATGCTTTTAGGAGTAGCAGTGGTTATTGGGGTTCTCTGGATGGGAATG ATTCTAATAAAAATAGGCTTGCAATGAATGTCATTAACCACTTAATAACACATTGTTGCTGGCTGAATATACATATTGTCCCACCACATGGAGGTGTCTTTGAAATAAGGGTAGCGGAAGGATATGGTGCACGTTGGACAGAAGACGGAAGTAAG TTTATTGGATTTTTAGAGCCCTACATGCAAGATGGTCACTCAAAGGGATGGAAGCACTAG
- the LOC130749436 gene encoding uncharacterized protein LOC130749436 isoform X2, producing METRSNDCENGNACSSSAVKLSDCIEELVKFTLFSRSHLNLLNLSTQFCSTLLKDDPEPSPSSHSHPQGVPSYPLYKRLALALLRCIDTGTFWSPGYNVAMAHELESCSLQQKYNEWHKLIVEKGSEIVNILKSVRLELHVQEPFLTHLKDGLKTIEGRCARGKHNRIEVGNLILFNESLVFEVQGVRRYASFFDMLEAESLEKVLPGVESVEEGVKVYRRFFTEEKERENGVLAIIFSKPALQPYISLASLFSGLKYEGVQGLLGIIHTRGTVPNALPPPRSSLLASFNLPCNPNEISLSTGARALAKHAFRSSSGYWGSLDGNDSNKNRLAMNVINHLITHCCWLNIHIVPPHGGVFEIRVAEGYGARWTEDGSKFIGFLEPYMQDGHSKGWKH from the exons ATGGAAACCAGAAGCAACGATTGTGAGAATGGCAATGCGTGTTCTTCTTCTGCAGTGAAACTCAGTGATTGTATTGAAGAGCTTGTCAAGTTCACTCTCTTCTCTCGCTCTCACCTCAACCTTCTCAATCTCTCAACTCAATTTTGTTCTACCCTTCTCAAAGATGACCCTGAACCCTCACCCTCTTCACATTCACACCCTCAAG GAGTGCCGTCGTATCCGTTGTACAAGCGTCTTGCTTTAGCTTTGTTGAGGTGTATTGATACTGGAACATTTTGGAGTCCAGGCTATAATGTAGCCATGGCTCATGAATTGGAGAGTTGTTCTCTGCAGCAGAAGTATAATGAGTGGCACAAATTGATTGTAGAGAAGGGGTCTGAAATAGTTAAT ATTTTGAAGAGTGTTCGGTTGGAACTCCATGTTCAAGAGCCTTTTCTTACACATTTGAAAG ATGGCCTGAAAACAATTGAAGGGAGGTGTGCCCGTGGTAAACACAACAG GATTGAAGTAGGAAATCTGATTCTCTTCAATGAGTCTCTGGTGTTTGAAGTTCAG GGAGTAAGGAGGTATGCTTCATTCTTTGACATGTTGGAGGCAGAAAGCCTTGAAAAAGTTCTTCCAGGAGTTGAAAGTGTTGAAGAAG GTGTAAAGGTCTATCGGAGGTTTTTTACAGAAGAGAAGGAACGTGAAAATGGTGTTCTTGCAATCATTTTTTCAAAACCTGCCCTTCAACCTTACATATCTCTGGCTAGCTTATTTTCT GGACTAAAGTATGAGGGTGTTCAAGGCCTTCTAGGTATAATTCATACTAGGGGGACAGTTCCTAATGCACTTCCACCACCAAGATCATCTCTATTAGCATCGTTTAATTTGCCATGCAATCCAAAT GAAATTTCCTTGAGTACTGGAGCTCGTGCGTTAGCCAAACATGCTTTTAGGAGTAGCAGTGGTTATTGGGGTTCTCTGGATGGGAATG ATTCTAATAAAAATAGGCTTGCAATGAATGTCATTAACCACTTAATAACACATTGTTGCTGGCTGAATATACATATTGTCCCACCACATGGAGGTGTCTTTGAAATAAGGGTAGCGGAAGGATATGGTGCACGTTGGACAGAAGACGGAAGTAAG TTTATTGGATTTTTAGAGCCCTACATGCAAGATGGTCACTCAAAGGGATGGAAGCACTAG
- the LOC130749243 gene encoding protein SHORT-ROOT-like: protein MVKGNHNPHTKENMDITPYTSKKTHFNHHHHEAPIDLHRINHPQHSNPTSTSRSSESSETCDDGKWASKLLRECATAISERNSTKTHHLLWMLNELSSPYGDPDQKLASYFLQALFCKATDSGFKCYKTLSSVAEKNHSFDSARKLILKFQEVSPWTTFGHVASNGALLEALEGETKIHIVDISNTLCTQWPTLLEALATRNDETPHLKLTVVLLSNKIVGSVMKEVGQRMEKFARLMGVPFEFNVVSGLRSLTKEGLGVQENEAIAVNCVGALRRVEVKERESVIGMFKSLSPKVVTFVEEEGDFVTSRDDFVKNFEECLKFYSLYFEMLEESFPPTSNERLMLERECSRSIVRVLACNDGDEDGGGGGDQGGDCCCETRERGTQWSERLGSAFSPVGFSDDVVDDVKALLKRYQAGWSLVVPQGNDHNLSGIYLTWKEEPVVWASAWKPQLAT, encoded by the coding sequence ATGGTCAAAGGAAACCATAATCCACACACCAAAGAAAATATGGACATTACTCCTTATACTTCAAAGAAAACACACTTCAACCACCACCATCATGAAGCACCCATAGACTTGCACAGGATCAACCACCCCCAACACAGTAATCCGACATCAACAAGCCGTTCTTCAGAGTCTAGTGAAACCTGTGATGATGGAAAATGGGCCTCCAAGCTTCTGAGAGAGTGTGCCACAGCAATATCAGAGAGAAACTCAACAAAAACTCACCATCTTCTATGGATGCTAAACGAACTTTCTTCCCCTTATGGAGATCCTGATCAGAAACTAGCTTCTTACTTCTTGCAAGCTCTGTTTTGCAAGGCCACAGACTCTGGCTTCAAGTGCTACAAGACCCTCTCCTCAGTTGCTGAGAAAAACCACTCCTTTGATTCAGCCAGAAAATTGATCCTCAAGTTTCAAGAGGTGAGTCCTTGGACAACCTTTGGACATGTGGCTTCAAATGGTGCCCTTTTGGAAGCCTTAGAAGGAGAGACCAAAATTCACATAGTTGATATCAGCAACACCCTTTGCACTCAGTGGCCTACTCTGTTGGAAGCTCTGGCTACAAGAAATGATGAAACTCCTCACTTGAAACTCACTGTTGTTTTGTTGAGTAATAAGATTGTAGGGTCTGTGATGAAGGAGGTTGGTCAACGAATGGAGAAGTTTGCAAGGCTAATGGGTGTTCCCTTTGAGTTTAATGTGGTTAGTGGGTTGAGGAGCCTCACAAAAGAAGGGTTAGGAGTTCAAGAGAATGAGGCAATTGCTGTGAATTGTGTTGGTGCATTGAGGAGAGTGGAGGTGAAAGAAAGGGAAAGTGTGATTGGCATGTTTAAATCACTTAGTCCTAAAGTGGTGACTTTTGTTGAGGAAGAAGGTGATTTTGTTACCTCAAGAGATGACTTTGTGAAGAATTTTGAAGAGTGCCTTAAGTTCTATAGCCTCTACTTTGAGATGTTGGAGGAGAGTTTTCCTCCAACAAGCAATGAGAGGTTGATGTTGGAGAGGGAGTGTTCAAGAAGCATAGTTAGGGTTTTGGCTTGCAatgatggtgatgaagatggtggtggtggtggtgatcaaGGTGGTGATTGTTGTTGTGAGACAAGGGAGAGAGGGACACAATGGTCTGAAAGACTTGGGAGTGCGTTTTCCCCTGTTGGATTCAGTGATGATGTAGTGGATGATGTCAAAGCATTGCTCAAGAGGTACCAAGCTGGGTGGTCACTTGTGGTGCCTCAAGGAAATGATCATAATCTCTCAGGAATATATCTCACATGGAAGGAGGAACCAGTAGTTTGGGCATCAGCATGGAAGCCCCAGCTAGCTACTTGA
- the LOC130748033 gene encoding 60S ribosomal protein L38-like codes for MPKQIHEIKDFLLTARRKDARSVKIKRSKDVVKFKVRCSKYLYTLCVFDTEKADKLKQSLPPGLTVQDL; via the exons ATG CCGAAGCAAATTCATGAGATCAAGGACTTCCTTCTCACTGCTAGGAGGAAGGATGCACGCTCCGTGAAGATCAAGAGGAGCAAAGATGTGGTCAAGTTCAAGGTCCGTTGCTCCAAGTATCTGTACACCCTGTGTGTGTTTGACACTGAGAAGGCTGATAAGTTGAAGCAATCACTTCCTCCTG GTCTAACTGTGCAGGACCTGTGA